From Oceanipulchritudo coccoides, the proteins below share one genomic window:
- a CDS encoding S8 family serine peptidase — translation MKAPSSLICLLVVVYPPAGIEMNGPGSVSAQYPGSIPVLSVCGQGQVTGKNFINQRITPLEDGWVVESLEETGDAAMLYLHVREEYSGSISPDNLVNRDAWCADRLVISTSSTGMPIGPEIEKQLLALGLTLQRSVPFSPVRVYSLPVMSLDAVGQWKGKLNTLFRESGITVSRDHILYPVSTTPDDPRFPEQWALEQIRAPDGWDLTTGSDEVIVAVLDTGLHDSHEDFFDGIASNLWSNPEDPIDGIDNDDNGFVDDAYGWDFVNETGTSMEDTHGHGTMVSGLLGARGNNGIGVSGVAWNMKILPMRAGAVSLPNSVLAQAMDYVTDLRLRGYPIVATSNSYGYYPYEKPSPEEWSATEVLGQAIERARQAGIMVITASGNGGQNNDSQYVRHFFPSDAIQHNVISVNALEQSGALWRGSNYGIESVDIAAPGLGVLTTYNDGGYRLYSGTSMAAPHVSGAAALLASLKPDLNTSWMRALILGTAAPHPSLDGKLTTGGSLDVAALLNLASLALDEAWKQLYWTEEELAAMTFSWDDNADSDAWSNLEELVFGGNPRMADSRSAFSVEEATFQRGMSHVKGFRVNLRYFWSPLADGLVSLDFESNPGVRGPWRPAIPVSHKFIEDDPATGLRTYEAEFLFPHSPAFMRLRLEPGPQKHPLGWGRAHGGVE, via the coding sequence GTGAAAGCGCCCAGCTCATTGATTTGTCTTCTGGTGGTGGTCTACCCTCCAGCCGGGATTGAGATGAATGGGCCTGGAAGTGTTTCAGCGCAGTATCCCGGCTCAATCCCCGTCTTGTCCGTTTGTGGACAGGGCCAGGTTACCGGAAAAAACTTCATCAATCAGCGAATAACACCTCTAGAGGATGGCTGGGTCGTGGAATCACTGGAGGAAACAGGGGATGCGGCCATGCTATACCTGCACGTCCGGGAGGAATACAGCGGCTCGATCAGCCCGGATAATCTGGTGAACCGCGATGCCTGGTGCGCTGACCGGCTTGTTATCTCGACATCGTCCACGGGGATGCCGATCGGGCCGGAAATCGAGAAACAGCTGCTGGCCCTCGGGTTGACCCTCCAGCGGTCAGTTCCATTTTCTCCCGTACGTGTGTATTCACTTCCCGTAATGAGCCTTGATGCGGTGGGGCAGTGGAAGGGAAAATTAAACACCCTTTTTAGGGAAAGTGGAATCACGGTCAGCCGGGATCATATTCTGTATCCGGTTTCCACTACGCCGGATGATCCACGTTTCCCTGAGCAGTGGGCGCTTGAGCAGATTCGCGCCCCGGATGGATGGGACCTGACGACTGGTTCGGACGAGGTTATTGTCGCCGTCCTTGACACGGGTCTTCATGACTCGCACGAGGATTTCTTTGACGGAATCGCCTCCAATTTGTGGAGCAATCCAGAGGATCCAATTGACGGGATCGACAACGACGACAACGGCTTTGTGGACGACGCGTACGGCTGGGATTTCGTCAATGAGACCGGCACTTCGATGGAAGACACACATGGCCATGGCACGATGGTCTCAGGACTTCTTGGAGCGCGTGGGAACAATGGCATTGGGGTTTCCGGGGTAGCATGGAACATGAAGATCCTTCCGATGCGCGCTGGCGCGGTTTCCCTGCCGAATTCCGTGCTCGCACAGGCCATGGACTATGTCACCGATTTGCGCCTGCGAGGCTATCCTATTGTCGCGACCAGTAATTCCTATGGTTACTATCCGTATGAGAAGCCTTCCCCGGAGGAGTGGTCAGCAACGGAAGTGCTCGGACAGGCGATTGAGCGCGCCCGGCAAGCGGGCATCATGGTCATCACTGCTTCCGGCAACGGTGGGCAGAACAACGACAGCCAATATGTGCGGCACTTTTTCCCCTCGGATGCGATCCAGCACAATGTCATTTCGGTCAATGCGCTTGAGCAATCGGGTGCCCTCTGGAGGGGCTCGAATTACGGGATTGAATCGGTCGACATAGCGGCTCCGGGCCTTGGCGTGCTGACGACCTACAACGATGGCGGTTACCGCCTCTACAGCGGGACATCAATGGCAGCTCCCCATGTCAGTGGGGCGGCAGCCCTGCTCGCTTCGCTGAAGCCGGATCTCAACACTTCCTGGATGCGCGCCCTGATTCTCGGGACGGCGGCGCCGCATCCCTCGCTTGATGGGAAGCTAACAACTGGTGGCAGCCTGGATGTCGCCGCACTGCTCAATCTGGCCTCGCTGGCCTTGGATGAGGCATGGAAGCAACTGTACTGGACGGAAGAAGAATTGGCTGCGATGACCTTTTCATGGGACGACAACGCCGACTCCGATGCTTGGTCGAACCTCGAGGAACTGGTCTTTGGTGGCAATCCCCGCATGGCCGATTCCCGGTCAGCGTTTTCCGTTGAGGAGGCGACTTTCCAGCGAGGAATGAGCCATGTAAAGGGCTTCCGCGTCAACCTGCGCTATTTCTGGAGTCCTCTGGCAGATGGGCTCGTTTCTCTCGATTTTGAATCCAATCCGGGCGTGCGCGGACCCTGGAGGCCGGCCATCCCCGTGAGCCACAAGTTTATCGAAGACGACCCGGCCACCGGCCTGCGTACTTATGAGGCAGAGTTTCTCTTCCCGCACAGCCCTGCGTTCATGCGGCTCCGCCTTGAACCCGGGCCGCAGAAGCATCCACTGGGATGGGGGCGGGCGCATGGCGGAGTTGAGTAA
- a CDS encoding RCC1 domain-containing protein, with protein MNKHYRQLFQGLSLAVVLSLSGHAVLAQLEADDLLIVDAGNDRVLQFDASAGAVSEVFSQAVLSAVNGSTSPGLSGEVFYESHQSYLYISGTSGNNRLYQGDIGTGIVSLASQSQLLALQTVPEASVDLTGKATPLDNEILVADRGVSEGSIYRINLISGNRFLQSTEQDYLTFSSAVGIGMTELDFTALVYNSGAGEYRLLSGGNGLDNAANTRSVLYKTDTDGQPLVEFAVSAIDADWQAMVLTVPGTTYVKQDLAGSTSIMAIDAAGTVSVVVDQTGLDTIFGGPVTLAPSLTLDTSGRLYLMALDGTVYRVDPANPLATSTLIVAAGDYTADTGTAVTTALGLAHVPAAPVSYTVTEASDPSGYVTPSSVSVIENRPYTVSNPNIVQGNFRLGFWSLNGVRQASPSGRGLFQPTFNVTEDTDAVAQYYDVNLDGDGDRLNDWWEFWMFGDRSRGPQDDDDGDGFDHETEFTSGYDATVTDTAVAGGRAARQSTTITFNTSSKVLLTTRSEPLGLIPTTKVYYDLDTPITSARYEFTSNYNGHFFTHWSIDGVRIADPAGLSVREVSFLMSDDIELVAHFTPTTEDLDEDGILDYLELRIADNLGLVSSSSDLDLDGFTLAEEQASGYSTNTADTIRAGGVAARQSTLVTFVVGKSLYTEDSLPLGIIPSVSEYVDLGTERTTAYYSTSLVSGLEFAYWSVNGTQVRDPSGVAERQVTNTINANTDVRAHFFSPTLDSDGDGIIDVDEWRFFGNLSNDRNDDPDADSFSIGKELDSGYSLTVDDAIRAGGVAARQSGNITFELNSNKFLLTTRSEPLGIVPETQVYYDSGTEITSTRYLYASNYNSHRFTHWTVNGTRIEDPNGVSREQVIFNLDSDTELVAHFTLATDDEDNGGTGDGILDYFELRLANDLTTISPSSDLDLDGFTVAEEQAAGYSEVGKDTIRAGGVAARMSILKSVNLLSAPSGISLDNNLVFEGRPYGTVVGSFVTTANNPSDTFTYAFVAGTGSDDNGRFTIDGDLLVTNDVFDFATDPILNIRVEVTDSRANTYEEELLVFVQEDLINTYEEFVADTFTPAEQIDLLVSGPGADIEGDDLINFQEYVHGRDPFTGDADPLELAFVSFGTPATARTAEFTFPWRDGMSDATYFLERSFNPSESVPGWTQVPFNIVNEVTNGGITQTTIQVVQQAPHPDKEFFRLNTESLATQPAVVDIDVGAFHTLFLKADGTAWAVGRNLNGQLGDGTVAPSSTPIQVMSGVVEIAAGSSFSLFLKDDGTVWACGSNLYGQFGDGTVDPDVLTPVQVQTNVIAIDAGADHSLFLKDDFTAWAAGRDNSGQQGDGTIATPDFNSTAAQVLTNVRDISAHSNTSFFIKDDDTLWASGRNGNGQFGTGVAGDTATITQIQTNVAMATGGDNHSVFLFNDGTAQTAGSNTFGQLGGSLNAQEVNPFTVMTGVEWVDAGSNTTFLITSDGWVWAAGRNNQGQLGDGTNVDKLVPVLILGNGNIVAGGLNHTMLLEDNATVWGTGLGDSGQLGDGTSSNTSFLIEVTNLSITP; from the coding sequence ATGAATAAACACTACAGGCAACTTTTTCAGGGTCTTTCCCTGGCGGTGGTTCTTTCGCTATCCGGGCATGCTGTGCTTGCCCAGCTGGAGGCGGACGACCTCCTGATCGTCGATGCAGGCAATGATCGCGTACTGCAGTTTGATGCTTCGGCAGGAGCAGTTTCGGAGGTGTTTAGCCAGGCGGTCCTCTCGGCCGTGAATGGCTCCACTTCACCGGGCCTTTCCGGTGAGGTGTTCTACGAAAGCCACCAATCCTACCTCTATATTTCGGGAACCAGCGGGAACAACCGCCTCTACCAAGGCGATATCGGGACAGGTATTGTTTCCCTCGCTTCCCAGTCCCAACTCCTGGCCCTGCAGACGGTCCCTGAGGCTTCTGTCGACCTCACGGGCAAAGCAACCCCACTGGATAATGAAATCCTTGTCGCCGACCGCGGAGTGTCGGAGGGATCGATCTACCGGATCAACCTTATCAGCGGGAACAGGTTTCTCCAGTCCACGGAACAGGATTACCTGACCTTCTCCAGTGCGGTCGGCATTGGCATGACCGAGCTTGATTTCACTGCCCTTGTTTACAACTCCGGGGCCGGTGAGTATCGTCTTCTCAGCGGCGGCAACGGTCTGGACAACGCTGCCAACACCCGTTCCGTGCTATATAAAACAGACACAGACGGCCAACCGCTTGTGGAATTTGCTGTGAGCGCGATTGATGCGGACTGGCAGGCCATGGTTCTGACGGTTCCCGGCACCACCTATGTGAAGCAGGATCTTGCCGGCTCAACATCGATCATGGCCATCGATGCCGCGGGGACCGTCTCCGTGGTTGTCGACCAGACAGGTCTCGACACAATTTTCGGCGGCCCGGTGACCTTGGCACCCTCTCTCACCTTGGATACAAGCGGCCGGCTTTACCTGATGGCGCTGGACGGGACCGTTTACCGGGTCGACCCGGCGAATCCCTTGGCTACAAGTACGCTGATTGTAGCGGCAGGGGACTACACGGCGGACACGGGGACAGCGGTGACCACCGCCCTCGGGTTGGCTCACGTCCCGGCAGCTCCCGTCTCCTACACGGTGACAGAGGCCTCTGATCCGTCGGGCTACGTGACCCCTTCATCCGTTTCTGTCATTGAAAACCGCCCCTACACCGTTTCCAACCCAAACATTGTCCAAGGCAACTTCCGTCTTGGGTTCTGGAGCCTGAATGGCGTCCGGCAGGCTTCCCCATCCGGACGCGGCCTCTTCCAGCCGACTTTCAATGTAACCGAGGACACGGACGCGGTTGCCCAGTACTACGACGTCAACCTCGACGGTGACGGGGATCGCCTTAATGACTGGTGGGAATTCTGGATGTTCGGCGACCGCTCACGCGGCCCGCAGGACGACGATGATGGGGACGGTTTCGACCACGAGACGGAGTTTACCAGTGGATACGACGCGACGGTCACGGACACGGCTGTAGCTGGCGGCAGGGCAGCCCGCCAATCAACGACCATCACCTTCAATACAAGCAGTAAGGTTCTGCTGACAACCCGCAGCGAGCCACTTGGCCTGATCCCGACGACAAAGGTGTATTACGATCTGGATACGCCTATCACGTCAGCACGGTATGAGTTTACCTCGAACTACAACGGCCACTTCTTTACCCATTGGAGCATTGACGGGGTTCGCATTGCCGATCCTGCGGGCTTGTCCGTCCGCGAGGTCAGCTTCCTTATGTCGGATGATATTGAGCTGGTCGCTCACTTTACACCGACCACGGAGGATTTGGATGAGGACGGCATTCTCGATTACCTTGAACTTCGGATAGCCGACAATCTTGGCCTTGTTTCCTCGAGCAGCGATCTTGATCTTGATGGATTTACCCTGGCTGAGGAACAGGCGAGCGGTTACAGCACGAACACCGCTGATACCATTCGTGCGGGCGGAGTCGCTGCCCGGCAATCTACACTTGTCACGTTTGTCGTCGGGAAGTCCCTTTATACGGAGGACAGTCTCCCGCTGGGAATTATTCCTTCGGTTTCCGAATACGTGGACCTTGGAACGGAGCGGACAACCGCCTACTATAGTACCAGCCTCGTAAGTGGCCTCGAGTTTGCCTACTGGTCCGTCAACGGAACGCAGGTACGCGATCCCTCGGGGGTTGCTGAACGGCAGGTGACCAATACTATTAACGCAAATACTGACGTTCGGGCGCATTTCTTTTCACCAACCTTGGACAGTGACGGTGACGGGATTATCGATGTCGATGAGTGGCGTTTCTTCGGAAATCTTTCAAACGACCGGAATGATGACCCTGATGCGGATTCCTTTAGCATCGGCAAGGAGCTGGACAGTGGCTATTCCCTGACGGTGGATGATGCGATTCGTGCCGGCGGTGTGGCGGCAAGGCAGTCGGGCAACATCACCTTTGAACTCAATAGCAACAAGTTCCTCCTGACGACTCGAAGCGAGCCGCTTGGGATTGTGCCCGAGACACAGGTTTATTACGATTCGGGTACCGAGATCACCTCGACACGTTACCTGTATGCCTCGAATTACAATAGCCATCGCTTCACCCATTGGACCGTCAACGGCACCCGTATCGAAGACCCGAATGGAGTTTCCCGCGAACAAGTGATCTTCAATTTGGATTCGGACACCGAACTGGTGGCCCATTTCACTCTGGCAACGGATGACGAGGACAATGGTGGCACCGGGGACGGCATCTTGGATTACTTTGAGCTTCGGCTTGCCAATGACCTGACAACCATCTCGCCTTCAAGTGACCTTGACCTAGATGGCTTCACGGTCGCCGAGGAACAGGCTGCTGGCTACAGTGAAGTTGGTAAGGACACTATCCGTGCGGGCGGTGTTGCTGCACGCATGTCGATCCTGAAGTCGGTCAACCTGCTGAGCGCGCCTTCGGGCATCAGCCTGGACAACAACCTTGTCTTCGAGGGCCGACCGTATGGCACGGTCGTGGGGTCGTTCGTGACGACCGCGAATAATCCGAGCGACACCTTCACCTACGCCTTTGTGGCTGGCACAGGCTCGGACGACAATGGCCGCTTCACGATTGATGGCGACCTGCTCGTGACCAACGATGTCTTTGATTTTGCAACCGACCCGATCCTGAACATCCGTGTCGAAGTGACGGACAGCCGTGCCAACACTTACGAGGAGGAGCTGCTGGTCTTTGTCCAGGAGGACCTCATCAATACCTACGAGGAATTTGTTGCGGACACCTTCACGCCTGCTGAACAGATTGACTTGCTCGTCAGTGGTCCGGGCGCAGACATTGAAGGAGACGACCTGATCAACTTCCAGGAGTATGTGCACGGTCGTGATCCCTTCACGGGGGATGCGGATCCGCTTGAGCTTGCATTTGTCAGCTTCGGAACACCCGCGACGGCCCGTACTGCTGAATTCACCTTCCCCTGGCGCGACGGGATGTCGGATGCTACGTATTTCCTTGAGCGATCCTTTAATCCTTCCGAGTCCGTGCCCGGCTGGACACAGGTGCCCTTCAATATTGTCAACGAAGTCACAAACGGAGGAATCACGCAGACAACCATTCAGGTAGTCCAGCAAGCTCCACATCCGGACAAGGAATTCTTCAGGCTTAATACTGAATCCCTCGCCACCCAGCCGGCCGTGGTGGATATTGATGTGGGGGCCTTCCACACACTTTTCCTGAAAGCCGATGGCACGGCATGGGCGGTCGGCCGAAACTTAAATGGCCAACTCGGAGACGGGACGGTTGCTCCCAGCTCCACACCAATTCAGGTCATGAGCGGTGTGGTCGAGATCGCCGCCGGTTCCTCCTTCAGCCTTTTCCTTAAGGATGACGGAACGGTTTGGGCATGTGGTTCAAATCTGTATGGGCAATTTGGGGATGGAACAGTTGATCCGGATGTCCTGACGCCGGTCCAGGTCCAGACCAACGTCATCGCTATTGATGCGGGTGCTGACCACAGCCTGTTCTTGAAGGACGACTTCACAGCGTGGGCCGCTGGCAGGGATAATTCGGGCCAACAAGGAGATGGAACGATAGCCACTCCAGATTTCAATTCAACGGCCGCCCAGGTCCTGACAAATGTCCGCGACATTTCCGCGCACAGTAATACCAGCTTCTTCATCAAGGACGACGACACGCTATGGGCTTCGGGAAGGAACGGAAATGGGCAGTTTGGCACGGGCGTCGCTGGCGACACTGCCACCATTACGCAGATCCAGACCAACGTTGCGATGGCGACAGGAGGCGATAATCACAGTGTTTTCCTCTTCAATGACGGGACGGCCCAGACAGCCGGTAGTAATACTTTCGGCCAGCTGGGTGGATCGCTGAATGCACAGGAAGTGAACCCCTTCACTGTCATGACTGGCGTTGAATGGGTGGACGCTGGCTCCAATACCACCTTCCTCATTACCAGCGATGGTTGGGTCTGGGCCGCCGGACGCAACAACCAGGGCCAGTTGGGTGATGGGACAAATGTTGATAAACTGGTCCCGGTCCTGATTCTGGGGAACGGAAATATCGTTGCCGGTGGTCTTAACCATACGATGCTCCTCGAGGATAACGCTACCGTCTGGGGAACCGGGCTCGGCGATTCAGGCCAGCTTGGGGATGGGACCAGTTCTAATACTTCATTCCTTATTGAAGTGACCAACCTCTCAATTACGCCGTAA
- a CDS encoding 6-phosphofructokinase codes for MAKSRGTIGILTAGGDCPGLNAVIRGVSKAAMHYGWKVMGVRDGFRGLVENRMERIESINVSGILTQGGTFLGSSRDKPHKIRMGDKVMDMTDVAVANYKKQRLDCLVCLGGNGTQKNAFRLQKAGMNVLTLPKTIDNDVAGTDITFGFDSAMSIATEAIDRLHSTATSHHRIIVCEIMGHDAGWLALGAGIAGGADVILIPEIPYNLEAVAESILNRRRTGKRFSIMAVAEGVKSIKEAANGKTGKKAAKKLQTPEEEELRRRAKAQGVHLVEEPVANKIARELQAMTGVEARVTSLGHVQRGGSPTPFDRLLCTRLGTKAGELLKENHFNALVAVKGNTCVPIPLEEIAGKKRIVPTDHPWLQTARLVETCLGDEVV; via the coding sequence ATGGCAAAGTCACGGGGAACAATAGGGATTTTGACAGCCGGCGGGGATTGCCCGGGGCTCAATGCAGTCATTCGCGGGGTCAGCAAGGCCGCCATGCACTACGGCTGGAAAGTCATGGGTGTGCGGGACGGTTTCCGCGGGCTCGTGGAAAACCGCATGGAGCGCATTGAAAGTATCAATGTGAGCGGCATCCTGACGCAGGGCGGTACCTTCCTCGGGAGTAGCCGCGACAAGCCACACAAGATACGCATGGGCGACAAGGTCATGGACATGACCGACGTGGCCGTGGCGAACTATAAAAAACAGCGGCTGGACTGCCTGGTCTGCCTCGGTGGCAACGGCACCCAGAAGAATGCTTTCCGGCTACAGAAGGCGGGCATGAATGTCCTGACGCTCCCAAAGACCATTGATAACGACGTCGCCGGGACCGACATCACCTTTGGATTTGATTCTGCCATGTCGATCGCCACCGAGGCCATCGACCGGCTTCACTCAACCGCGACCAGCCACCACCGGATCATTGTCTGTGAGATCATGGGGCATGATGCAGGATGGCTGGCCCTCGGTGCAGGAATTGCCGGCGGGGCGGATGTCATTCTCATTCCCGAGATTCCTTATAACCTGGAGGCAGTTGCCGAAAGCATTCTTAATCGCCGCCGTACCGGGAAGCGCTTTTCCATCATGGCCGTAGCCGAAGGCGTTAAGTCGATAAAGGAGGCTGCCAACGGGAAGACGGGAAAGAAAGCGGCAAAGAAGCTACAGACCCCCGAGGAGGAGGAATTGCGCCGTCGGGCCAAGGCACAGGGCGTCCATCTGGTTGAGGAACCCGTGGCCAACAAGATTGCCCGCGAGCTTCAGGCCATGACCGGCGTCGAGGCCCGCGTTACATCGCTCGGGCATGTCCAGCGTGGCGGATCCCCCACCCCGTTCGACCGGCTCCTCTGCACGCGCCTCGGGACGAAGGCCGGCGAGCTGCTCAAGGAAAACCACTTCAATGCGCTGGTCGCCGTCAAGGGCAACACCTGCGTTCCCATTCCCCTTGAAGAAATCGCCGGCAAAAAGCGCATTGTCCCCACCGACCACCCGTGGCTCCAGACCGCCCGCCTGGTTGAGACCTGCCTCGGTGACGAGGTGGTGTAA